One genomic window of Deinococcus multiflagellatus includes the following:
- a CDS encoding N-acetylmuramoyl-L-alanine amidase family protein: MKPAAVSVPLRGAALALLSVLSTALAAPRVGQHDGYTRLVFDLPRVAASQVKVAGQSVTVKLDVPLKTEQGPLNAPGVTAYAVAGGTVSVTLARGHAQAKVSVLPPAAGQTARLVIDVPTSVAASRMPATPTPPPAAVARPVSTASPAIRPRVVLDAGHGGVDSGAVSRWVREEDVTLDIALRTRAVLVQHGVDVVMTRTADQHLSANKRADLEARSRLANTGQVSAFVSIHVNSAGPSAQGIETYYFGQPLAGSTRSLAVQENGGGSVGEELTRAAASLAQNLLGDLLAQAKVAFSRQLASKVQGQLIAATGAVNRGVRTDAFYVIRNPTTPAILVEVGFGSSPVEGPLLAQAAYRERVAQALARAILDFLNTK, translated from the coding sequence GTGAAGCCCGCCGCTGTCTCTGTTCCGCTGCGTGGCGCCGCCCTGGCGCTGCTGTCTGTTCTGTCCACGGCCCTGGCTGCCCCCCGCGTGGGCCAGCACGACGGCTACACCCGTCTGGTGTTTGACCTGCCGCGCGTGGCCGCCAGTCAAGTCAAGGTGGCGGGCCAGAGCGTCACCGTAAAGCTCGATGTGCCCCTGAAAACCGAGCAGGGCCCCCTGAATGCCCCGGGCGTGACCGCCTACGCGGTGGCCGGCGGCACCGTCAGCGTGACCCTGGCCAGGGGCCACGCGCAGGCCAAGGTCAGCGTGTTGCCCCCCGCGGCCGGGCAGACGGCGCGGCTGGTCATTGACGTACCTACCAGTGTGGCCGCCAGCCGCATGCCAGCCACGCCCACCCCCCCGCCAGCGGCAGTGGCCCGCCCGGTCAGCACCGCGAGCCCTGCCATCCGCCCCCGTGTGGTGCTGGACGCCGGGCACGGCGGCGTGGACAGCGGCGCCGTCAGCCGCTGGGTGCGCGAAGAGGACGTGACCCTGGACATTGCCCTGCGCACCCGCGCGGTGCTGGTGCAGCACGGCGTGGACGTGGTGATGACCCGCACCGCCGACCAGCACCTGAGTGCCAACAAGCGCGCCGACCTGGAGGCCCGCTCGCGGCTGGCGAACACCGGGCAGGTGAGCGCCTTTGTCAGCATTCACGTGAACTCAGCCGGGCCCAGTGCCCAGGGCATCGAGACCTATTATTTCGGGCAGCCGCTGGCGGGCAGCACGCGCAGCCTTGCGGTGCAGGAAAACGGTGGCGGCAGCGTGGGGGAAGAACTGACCCGCGCCGCCGCCAGTCTCGCGCAGAACCTGCTGGGTGACCTTCTGGCCCAGGCCAAGGTGGCGTTCAGCCGTCAGCTGGCCAGCAAGGTGCAGGGTCAGCTGATCGCCGCCACGGGCGCGGTCAACCGGGGCGTGCGCACCGACGCCTTTTATGTGATCCGTAACCCCACCACGCCTGCCATTCTGGTCGAAGTGGGCTTTGGCAGCAGTCCGGTGGAAGGCCCCCTGCTGGCCCAGGCCGCCTACCGCGAACGCGTGGCCCAGGCCCTGGCCCGCGCCATTCTGGATTTCCTGAACACCAAGTAA
- a CDS encoding GbsR/MarR family transcriptional regulator, protein MSNHLQFVERAGVLLEMIGMPRLSGRVLGTLLCAPPGGHTAAEVAALLQASRAGVGSALKHLTMMGLIEHAPSPGERADRFRMRPGAWAELTEQGNRKLNTFVQLAEEGLRALPPGGDPAPLQEMGAFYRLWLDLFPQVLAQWHALNRRPE, encoded by the coding sequence ATGAGCAACCACTTGCAGTTCGTGGAACGGGCGGGGGTGCTGCTGGAGATGATCGGCATGCCGCGCCTGTCGGGGCGGGTGCTGGGGACGCTGCTGTGCGCGCCGCCGGGCGGGCACACGGCGGCCGAGGTGGCGGCGCTGCTGCAGGCCAGCCGCGCGGGCGTGGGCAGCGCCCTGAAACACCTGACGATGATGGGCCTGATCGAACATGCCCCCAGCCCCGGCGAGCGCGCCGACCGCTTCCGGATGCGCCCCGGCGCCTGGGCCGAACTGACCGAGCAGGGCAACCGCAAACTGAACACCTTTGTGCAGCTGGCCGAGGAAGGGCTGCGCGCCCTGCCCCCGGGCGGCGACCCTGCGCCCCTGCAGGAGATGGGCGCCTTTTACCGTCTGTGGCTGGACCTGTTTCCCCAGGTGCTGGCCCAGTGGCACGCCCTGAACCGGAGGCCCGAATGA
- a CDS encoding cob(I)yrinic acid a,c-diamide adenosyltransferase, giving the protein MKLYTKTGDGGTTGLYGAERVSKASARVEAYGTVDELNSFIGLARAHNTRSHKPDPALDQDLEYLQNALFDIGADLATRSGSRYEAKLSRMDGQDVTFLEAMIDRYQEAAPPFTGFVHPGGTPAAATLQVARAVARRAEREVIRLQAEEEINTQVVIYLNRLSDLLFIMARAANQGAGLTEEAWLVKGRRPHTLE; this is encoded by the coding sequence ATGAAGCTCTACACCAAAACAGGAGACGGCGGCACCACGGGCCTGTACGGCGCCGAGCGGGTCAGCAAGGCCAGCGCCCGCGTGGAGGCCTACGGCACGGTGGACGAACTGAATTCGTTTATTGGGCTGGCGCGCGCACACAACACCCGCAGCCACAAGCCGGACCCCGCACTGGACCAGGACCTGGAATACCTGCAAAACGCCCTCTTTGACATTGGCGCCGATCTGGCCACCCGGTCCGGCTCGCGCTACGAGGCCAAACTGTCGCGCATGGACGGCCAGGACGTGACCTTTCTGGAAGCCATGATTGACCGCTACCAGGAAGCGGCCCCGCCCTTTACCGGCTTCGTGCACCCCGGGGGCACGCCCGCCGCCGCCACGCTGCAGGTGGCCCGCGCGGTGGCCCGCCGCGCCGAGCGCGAGGTGATTCGCCTGCAGGCTGAAGAAGAGATCAATACCCAGGTCGTGATCTACCTGAACCGCCTGTCGGACCTGCTGTTCATCATGGCCCGCGCCGCCAACCAGGGGGCGGGCCTGACGGAAGAGGCGTGGCTGGTCAAGGGCCGCCGTCCCCATACGCTGGAATAA
- a CDS encoding ABC transporter ATP-binding protein yields the protein MNAITLDGLSKQFAGGAGLQPTSLSVPTGQVFGFLGQNGAGKTTTIRTLLGFLRPTAGQAQILGHDVWHNRAAVHARVGYLPGEVKLRPGHTAREVLTRAAALRRVSPQGALQTAERLGLDVSRRVGTLSKGNRQKVGLCAALLGDPEVLILDEPTDGLDPLAQATVLALLREARAQGRTVFLSSHVLSEVEHVADQVAILRGGRLVRQETLSTLRAGLPQRLSVRFARPPGRDLGTLPGLSEVSRHDLEWRGVWRGPADTLLRALAAEEVASFSLTPFSLEDAFFLDYGAPGGESHVA from the coding sequence ATGAACGCGATCACGCTGGACGGCCTGAGCAAACAGTTTGCTGGGGGCGCTGGCCTGCAGCCCACCAGCCTCTCGGTGCCCACGGGGCAGGTGTTCGGCTTTCTGGGGCAGAACGGGGCCGGCAAAACCACCACCATCCGCACGCTGCTGGGGTTTCTGCGCCCCACGGCCGGGCAGGCGCAGATTCTGGGCCATGACGTGTGGCACAACCGCGCCGCCGTCCACGCCCGGGTGGGCTACCTGCCCGGCGAGGTGAAGTTGCGCCCCGGCCACACCGCCCGCGAGGTGCTGACCCGCGCCGCCGCGCTGCGCCGCGTCTCCCCGCAGGGCGCCCTGCAGACCGCCGAGCGCCTGGGCCTGGACGTCTCGCGCCGGGTGGGGACCCTCAGCAAGGGCAACCGCCAGAAGGTGGGCCTGTGCGCCGCGCTGCTGGGCGACCCCGAGGTGCTGATTCTGGATGAGCCCACCGACGGCCTGGACCCGCTGGCGCAGGCCACCGTGCTGGCGCTGCTGCGCGAGGCACGCGCCCAGGGCCGCACCGTGTTTCTGTCCAGCCATGTGCTGAGTGAGGTGGAGCATGTGGCCGATCAGGTGGCGATTCTGCGCGGCGGGCGCCTGGTGCGCCAGGAAACGCTGAGCACCCTGCGCGCCGGGTTGCCGCAGCGGCTATCGGTGCGTTTTGCCCGCCCCCCGGGCCGCGACCTGGGCACGCTGCCGGGCCTGAGCGAGGTGAGCAGGCACGACCTGGAGTGGCGCGGCGTCTGGCGCGGCCCGGCCGACACGCTGCTGCGCGCCCTGGCGGCCGAAGAGGTGGCTTCCTTCAGCCTGACCCCGTTCTCGCTGGAAGACGCCTTCTTTCTGGACTACGGCGCGCCCGGGGGGGAAAGCCATGTGGCCTGA
- a CDS encoding ion transporter, with product MPRSAHPDLMHRLSDFLDPTDGAGLAERLFNALLVVLILLTVTLTIVGTVPSVEREYGAAIRAFDYVCAAVFGAEYLARLYVTPLRPGYGSRPADYWRYATAPLPLIDLVVLLSLLIPGSAALASLRGLRLLKLLSLLKLGRYSDSLLLIGRVIAQRAGELLTTVLIVIVLVFIAASVLYQVEAEAGTKGFESIPQALWWAVVTLTTTGYGDVYPATPLGKAAAGLIMLFGVGMVALPAGMVASGFAEELARLRQEEQAAARSMRYCPHCGEPLE from the coding sequence ATGCCCCGCTCTGCCCACCCGGACCTGATGCACCGCCTGAGCGACTTTCTGGACCCCACCGACGGCGCGGGGCTGGCCGAGCGCCTCTTTAACGCGCTGCTGGTGGTGCTGATCCTACTGACCGTGACCCTGACCATCGTGGGCACGGTGCCCAGCGTGGAGCGGGAATATGGCGCGGCCATCCGGGCCTTTGACTACGTGTGCGCGGCGGTGTTCGGCGCCGAATATCTGGCGCGGCTGTACGTGACGCCGCTGCGGCCCGGCTACGGTTCACGCCCGGCCGATTACTGGCGCTACGCCACCGCGCCCCTGCCCCTCATTGACCTCGTGGTGCTGCTTTCGCTGCTGATTCCGGGCAGCGCGGCCCTGGCCAGCCTGCGTGGGCTGCGGCTCCTGAAACTGCTGTCGCTGCTGAAACTGGGCCGCTATTCGGATTCGCTGCTGCTGATCGGCCGGGTGATCGCCCAGCGCGCCGGCGAACTGCTGACCACCGTGCTGATCGTGATTGTGCTGGTGTTTATCGCTGCCAGTGTGCTGTATCAGGTGGAAGCGGAGGCCGGCACCAAGGGCTTTGAGAGCATTCCCCAGGCGCTGTGGTGGGCGGTGGTGACCCTGACCACCACCGGGTACGGCGACGTGTACCCGGCCACGCCGCTGGGCAAGGCAGCGGCCGGCTTGATCATGCTGTTCGGCGTGGGCATGGTGGCGCTGCCGGCCGGGATGGTGGCCAGCGGCTTTGCCGAGGAGTTGGCCCGGCTCCGTCAGGAAGAACAGGCCGCCGCCCGCTCCATGCGCTACTGCCCCCACTGCGGCGAACCGCTGGAATAG
- a CDS encoding aminotransferase class V-fold PLP-dependent enzyme, whose protein sequence is MLAQLAQPQMHHRAQAGIDKLMEARAKLSRLLGAPYDAVITTSSGTGAFEGALVSTTPVGAKVVNAQAGKFSERWGEMAGRLGYRTELVARPWGELLDPQEVAGAARDAHTLLITHSETSTGALHDLEAIARAARADNPDLIIIADSITSYGVAELRPAEWGVDVIVSGSQKGTATPPGLGFVLFSPEVQARLIQNPERGFYLDLTRELAGQKAGNTPQTPAINLIYALSTALDRLLAVPLEELWAEQRRKTDALIAAGTALGAPAWAARTSPAVAVLTPPQGLTGRQVAAGLAAMGQRALPGQAPHEDTVFRISTMGYADRYDALGIAGILEDCFAALGVKFERGAAVQAAWNALR, encoded by the coding sequence GTGCTGGCGCAACTGGCCCAGCCCCAGATGCACCACCGCGCCCAGGCCGGCATTGACAAGCTGATGGAAGCGCGCGCCAAGCTTTCGCGCCTGCTGGGGGCTCCGTACGACGCGGTGATCACCACCAGCAGCGGCACCGGGGCTTTTGAGGGGGCGCTGGTGAGCACCACGCCCGTGGGCGCGAAGGTGGTCAATGCCCAGGCCGGCAAATTCAGCGAGCGCTGGGGCGAGATGGCCGGGCGACTGGGCTACCGCACCGAACTGGTGGCCCGCCCCTGGGGCGAGCTGCTGGACCCCCAGGAGGTCGCGGGCGCGGCCCGGGACGCCCACACCCTGCTGATCACCCACAGCGAAACCAGCACCGGCGCCCTGCACGATCTCGAAGCCATTGCCCGCGCCGCCCGCGCTGACAACCCGGACCTGATCATCATTGCCGACAGCATTACCTCGTACGGGGTGGCCGAACTGCGCCCGGCCGAGTGGGGCGTGGACGTGATCGTCTCGGGCAGCCAGAAGGGCACCGCCACCCCGCCGGGGCTGGGTTTCGTGCTGTTCAGCCCAGAGGTGCAGGCCCGCCTGATTCAGAACCCCGAGCGCGGCTTTTACCTGGACCTGACCCGCGAACTGGCCGGGCAAAAGGCTGGCAACACGCCCCAGACCCCGGCCATTAACCTGATCTACGCGCTGAGCACTGCCCTGGACCGCCTGCTGGCCGTGCCCCTGGAAGAGCTGTGGGCCGAGCAGCGCCGCAAGACCGACGCCCTGATCGCCGCCGGCACCGCCCTGGGGGCCCCCGCCTGGGCCGCGCGCACCAGCCCGGCGGTGGCGGTGCTGACTCCGCCCCAGGGCCTGACCGGGCGGCAGGTGGCCGCTGGGCTGGCCGCAATGGGCCAGCGCGCCCTGCCGGGGCAGGCCCCCCACGAGGACACCGTGTTCCGCATCAGCACCATGGGCTACGCCGACCGCTACGACGCCCTGGGGATTGCCGGCATTCTGGAAGACTGCTTTGCCGCCCTGGGCGTGAAGTTTGAACGGGGCGCAGCAGTGCAGGCCGCCTGGAACGCCCTGCGCTGA
- a CDS encoding MarR family winged helix-turn-helix transcriptional regulator, which yields MTPPELSPPDRPPPTPEHVEAAQRLGHTMKRLHRLISSRVMRGMQDELQGHDLSFSQVTALHQLRAHAPLSVTQLSERTRLSLPAASHLVERLVKRGLAARQENPDNRREKLVDLTDAGRSVVGRMDAEFVRAYVTTFTGLNLDTITAAERHLQSLLDELEPLSPPCQEHP from the coding sequence ATGACTCCTCCTGAGCTGTCACCCCCCGACCGACCGCCGCCCACTCCCGAGCATGTGGAGGCCGCCCAGCGCCTGGGCCACACCATGAAACGCCTGCACCGCCTGATCAGCAGCCGGGTGATGCGCGGCATGCAAGACGAGCTGCAGGGCCACGACCTCAGCTTTTCGCAGGTAACGGCGCTGCACCAGCTGCGCGCCCACGCACCCCTAAGCGTGACCCAGCTGAGCGAGCGCACCCGCCTGAGCCTGCCCGCCGCCAGCCACCTTGTGGAGCGGCTGGTGAAACGGGGGCTGGCCGCCCGCCAGGAAAACCCGGACAACCGCCGCGAGAAACTGGTGGACCTGACCGACGCCGGGCGCAGCGTGGTGGGGCGCATGGACGCTGAATTTGTGCGCGCCTATGTCACGACCTTCACCGGGCTGAACCTGGACACCATCACGGCAGCCGAGCGCCACCTGCAAAGCCTGCTGGACGAACTTGAACCGCTTTCGCCCCCCTGTCAGGAGCATCCATGA
- a CDS encoding MDR family MFS transporter, whose translation MTTPSTAEPAGRIDYAKTLDLPTKRLILFGVLLGLFLSGLDQTIVSTAMPRITQELNGLSLYSWVTTAYLLTNTALVPIYGKLSDLYGRKPILMIGIVIFLLGSALCGLAGEPFLGNLFGGGMMQLVVFRGLQGVGAAALGSVAFAIIADLFEPVDRPRYQGLFGAVFGLSSVIGPLLGGFLTDHVSWRWVFYVNLPIGLLALAFIASKMPRLASGLKARVDWLGAFLILVFAVPMLLALTWGADGNYAWTSPTILGLFGLSAAALIAFLVAESRHESPILPLTLFKNPTFAWGAIARFMIGAGFLGAILFLSLYLVQVQGVSATKAGTATIPLTVGLIIGAVGSGQIASRMGRYKPLMLIGLITAALGFFALSTLNADSSYGSVVIRMVLLGLGLGPALPLYTTALQLAVKPWEIGVATSAGQFFQQMGSTIGTAIFGAVLTAGVSSNLATQFAAQAAANQGTVATRLQEIGDSIKAGGNKNGGDRNATPETPEQIGARFATLRQNVTKAIESGDPAALQALKTDKFIASLPAEARTRFTSIPEGGVPAQVKAGFAQTQAAIEQAVNSGDPKQLQAVAANPQLPQELRARLSTIPAQALAAPQAREQILAGIRQGLAQGEAAAAQQATQQALTAALNGVNDGEKISLASARAAKVAFADTISSIYRYSILVALLAFLATLMMPNLQIPRREKGEKAAPAHVEI comes from the coding sequence ATGACCACCCCTTCCACTGCCGAGCCCGCCGGGCGCATTGATTACGCCAAGACGCTCGATCTGCCCACCAAGCGCCTGATTCTCTTTGGCGTGCTGCTGGGCCTGTTTCTCAGCGGGCTGGACCAGACCATCGTGTCCACCGCCATGCCCCGCATCACCCAGGAACTCAACGGCCTGTCGCTGTACTCCTGGGTCACCACCGCCTACCTGCTCACCAACACCGCGCTGGTGCCCATTTACGGCAAACTCTCGGACCTGTACGGCCGCAAACCGATCCTGATGATCGGGATCGTGATTTTCCTGCTGGGCTCGGCGCTGTGCGGGCTGGCCGGCGAGCCCTTTCTGGGCAACCTGTTCGGCGGCGGCATGATGCAGCTGGTGGTGTTCCGTGGCCTGCAGGGCGTGGGCGCCGCCGCGCTGGGCTCGGTGGCCTTTGCCATCATCGCCGACCTCTTTGAGCCCGTGGACCGCCCACGCTACCAGGGGCTGTTCGGCGCCGTGTTCGGCCTAAGCAGCGTGATTGGGCCGCTGCTGGGCGGCTTCCTGACTGACCATGTGTCGTGGCGCTGGGTGTTTTACGTGAACCTGCCTATCGGGCTGCTGGCGCTGGCCTTTATTGCCAGCAAGATGCCCCGGCTGGCCAGCGGCCTGAAAGCGCGCGTGGACTGGCTGGGTGCTTTCCTGATTCTGGTGTTTGCCGTGCCGATGCTGCTGGCCCTCACCTGGGGCGCGGACGGCAACTACGCCTGGACCAGCCCCACCATCCTGGGCCTGTTCGGCCTGAGCGCCGCCGCCCTGATCGCCTTTCTGGTGGCCGAAAGCCGCCACGAAAGCCCCATTCTGCCGCTGACCCTGTTCAAGAACCCCACGTTTGCCTGGGGGGCCATTGCCCGCTTCATGATCGGGGCCGGGTTCCTGGGCGCCATTCTGTTCCTCAGCCTGTATCTGGTGCAGGTGCAGGGGGTGTCGGCCACCAAGGCCGGGACCGCCACCATTCCGCTGACCGTGGGCCTGATCATCGGGGCCGTCGGCTCCGGGCAGATTGCCAGCCGTATGGGCCGCTACAAGCCCCTGATGCTGATCGGCCTGATCACCGCTGCCCTGGGCTTTTTTGCCCTGTCCACCCTGAATGCCGATTCCAGCTATGGCAGCGTGGTCATTCGCATGGTGCTGCTGGGCCTGGGCCTGGGGCCCGCCCTGCCGCTGTACACCACCGCCCTGCAACTGGCGGTCAAGCCCTGGGAAATCGGCGTGGCCACCAGCGCCGGGCAGTTTTTCCAGCAGATGGGCAGCACGATTGGCACCGCCATTTTCGGCGCCGTGCTGACCGCCGGGGTCAGCAGCAACCTCGCCACCCAGTTTGCCGCGCAGGCCGCCGCCAACCAGGGCACGGTGGCGACCCGTCTTCAGGAAATTGGGGACAGCATCAAGGCCGGGGGCAACAAGAACGGGGGCGACCGTAACGCCACCCCCGAGACCCCCGAGCAGATTGGGGCCCGCTTCGCGACGCTGCGCCAGAACGTCACCAAGGCCATCGAAAGTGGCGACCCCGCCGCCCTGCAGGCACTGAAGACCGACAAGTTCATTGCCAGCCTGCCCGCCGAAGCCCGCACCCGCTTTACCTCGATTCCCGAAGGCGGCGTGCCCGCCCAGGTGAAGGCCGGCTTTGCCCAGACGCAGGCCGCCATCGAGCAGGCCGTGAACAGCGGTGATCCCAAGCAGCTGCAGGCCGTGGCCGCCAATCCCCAGCTGCCCCAGGAACTGCGCGCGCGCCTGAGCACCATCCCCGCCCAGGCACTGGCCGCGCCCCAGGCCCGCGAGCAGATTCTGGCCGGCATTCGCCAGGGGCTGGCCCAGGGTGAAGCGGCGGCGGCCCAGCAGGCCACGCAGCAGGCCCTCACGGCGGCGCTGAACGGCGTGAACGACGGCGAGAAGATCTCGCTGGCCAGTGCGCGCGCCGCCAAGGTGGCCTTTGCCGACACCATCTCCAGCATCTACCGCTACTCCATTCTGGTGGCCCTGCTGGCCTTCCTGGCCACGCTGATGATGCCCAACCTTCAGATTCCCCGCCGCGAGAAGGGTGAAAAAGCCGCCCCTGCCCACGTGGAGATCTAA
- the malQ gene encoding 4-alpha-glucanotransferase, producing MTITRSSGILLHPTSLPGPYGIGELGQSARTFIDWLARAGQRYWQVMPLGPTGYGDSPYQAFSAFAGNPYLIDLMALREHGLLDERDFADVPEFSADKVDFGLQYVWRNQMLERAHARYASGGGPHLTPDFEAFKAAEAEWLDDYALFMALKEAHGGLPWNAWEAGARDRDPQVLAQARERLVHVTERVKFIQFLFFRQWTVLRRYAAEKGIQVIGDIPIFVAMDSSDAWAGRDQFYFDDQGQPTVVAGVPPDYFSETGQLWGNPLYRWDAMQADGFQWWIKRFQGSLKLYDVIRIDHFRGFAAYWEIPFPAETAIHGRWVPAPGHAMFEAVLGALGELPIIAEDLGVVTPDVEKLRDDFQFPGMAVLQFAFGGGDFSVNDFLPHNLRENQVVYTGTHDNDTTRGWWRAADELERHNFRVYTSSDPSEETFAALLTRMAFESRAKLAVVPLQDIFNLGTEARMNLPGTTGDHNWTWRYRPEALRADLAVALRQLTEDTGRL from the coding sequence ATGACCATTACACGTTCCAGCGGCATTCTGCTGCACCCCACCAGCCTCCCCGGGCCCTACGGCATCGGCGAACTGGGCCAGTCTGCGCGCACCTTTATCGACTGGCTGGCCCGTGCGGGCCAACGCTACTGGCAGGTGATGCCCCTGGGGCCCACCGGCTACGGCGACAGTCCCTATCAGGCGTTTTCGGCCTTTGCGGGCAACCCCTACCTGATTGACCTGATGGCGCTGCGTGAACACGGCCTGCTGGACGAGCGCGACTTTGCCGACGTGCCCGAATTTTCGGCCGACAAGGTGGATTTCGGCTTGCAGTACGTGTGGCGCAACCAGATGCTGGAGCGGGCGCACGCCCGGTACGCCTCGGGGGGCGGCCCTCACCTGACCCCGGATTTCGAGGCGTTCAAGGCGGCCGAAGCCGAGTGGCTGGATGACTACGCCCTGTTCATGGCGCTGAAAGAAGCCCACGGCGGCCTGCCGTGGAATGCCTGGGAGGCGGGCGCCCGCGACCGCGACCCCCAGGTGCTGGCCCAGGCCCGCGAGCGGCTGGTGCACGTGACCGAGCGGGTGAAGTTTATTCAGTTCCTGTTCTTCCGCCAGTGGACGGTGCTGCGCCGCTACGCCGCCGAGAAGGGCATTCAGGTGATCGGGGACATTCCGATTTTTGTGGCGATGGACTCCAGTGACGCCTGGGCCGGGCGCGATCAGTTCTATTTCGACGATCAGGGCCAGCCCACGGTGGTGGCGGGCGTGCCGCCGGACTATTTCAGTGAAACCGGGCAGCTGTGGGGCAACCCCCTCTACCGCTGGGACGCCATGCAGGCCGACGGCTTTCAGTGGTGGATCAAGCGCTTTCAGGGCAGCCTGAAGCTGTACGACGTGATCCGTATTGACCACTTCCGGGGTTTTGCGGCGTACTGGGAAATTCCCTTCCCGGCCGAGACCGCCATTCATGGCCGCTGGGTCCCCGCGCCCGGCCACGCCATGTTCGAGGCGGTGCTGGGTGCGCTGGGCGAACTGCCTATCATTGCCGAGGACCTGGGTGTGGTGACGCCCGACGTGGAAAAGCTGCGCGACGATTTTCAGTTTCCTGGCATGGCGGTGCTGCAGTTTGCCTTTGGCGGCGGCGATTTCAGCGTGAACGACTTCCTGCCGCACAACCTGCGCGAGAATCAGGTCGTCTACACCGGCACCCACGACAACGACACCACGCGCGGCTGGTGGCGCGCGGCCGATGAACTGGAGCGCCACAACTTCCGCGTGTACACCAGCAGCGACCCCAGCGAGGAGACGTTCGCCGCCCTGCTGACGCGCATGGCCTTTGAAAGCCGCGCCAAGCTGGCCGTGGTGCCCCTGCAGGACATCTTTAACCTGGGCACCGAGGCCCGTATGAACCTCCCCGGCACCACCGGCGACCACAACTGGACCTGGCGCTACCGCCCCGAAGCCCTGCGCGCGGACCTGGCCGTGGCCCTGCGGCAGCTGACCGAGGACACCGGCCGCCTGTAG